From Spiroplasma monobiae MQ-1, a single genomic window includes:
- a CDS encoding 4Fe-4S single cluster domain-containing protein, giving the protein MNSEIEGPGTRFVIWFQGCNIGCNGCSNQELLSFQKKMFMPNDYIYEKILEAKQLFDIEGVTLIGGEPFLQPDGLKELVIWCQKNNLTVICFTGYIYEKILDEYKEILENIDILIDGPFIMKMLDKNRRLIGSKNQRVIKITDRYKDCDYFEQPHSEAEIQIYNNRISINGDGVIFDDENGQFNFKLK; this is encoded by the coding sequence ATGAATAGTGAAATTGAGGGCCCTGGAACTAGGTTTGTAATTTGGTTTCAAGGATGTAATATAGGATGTAATGGTTGTTCTAATCAAGAGTTGCTTTCTTTTCAAAAGAAAATGTTCATGCCTAATGATTATATTTATGAAAAAATATTAGAAGCTAAACAATTGTTTGATATTGAAGGGGTTACATTAATTGGTGGAGAGCCATTTTTGCAACCAGATGGTTTAAAAGAACTTGTTATTTGATGTCAAAAAAATAACTTAACAGTAATTTGTTTTACTGGGTACATTTACGAAAAAATATTGGATGAATATAAAGAAATATTAGAAAATATTGATATATTAATTGATGGACCATTCATCATGAAAATGTTGGATAAGAACAGAAGATTAATAGGAAGCAAAAATCAAAGAGTTATAAAAATAACTGATAGATATAAAGATTGTGATTATTTTGAACAGCCACACTCTGAAGCGGAAATTCAAATTTACAATAATAGAATTTCAATAAATGGAGATGGTGTAATCTTTGATGATGAAAATGGTCAGTTTAATTTCAAATTAAAATAG
- a CDS encoding bifunctional 5,10-methylenetetrahydrofolate dehydrogenase/5,10-methenyltetrahydrofolate cyclohydrolase, giving the protein MNKIIDGKQFAQELNTNLKISINQLEGKRKPKLVILQVGDNPASNKYIKNKLNACAKVGIIGELKKFEEEISQKKLENEIIKIIDDNEVDGIIVQLPLPKHIEEQLIIDLIPAGKDADGFNPQTLGNVMLNNSKIFPATPYGILKLLEWKKIDLIGANVVIVGRSNIVGKPLANMLINKSATVTICNTKTKNLKDICKEADILISAAGVANLITKEFVNNNMTIIDVGANFVDGKYCGDVDFDNVLEEVKHITPVPGGVGPMTIACLLQNTFTLYKEKENL; this is encoded by the coding sequence ATGAACAAAATTATTGATGGAAAACAATTTGCTCAAGAATTAAATACTAACCTCAAAATTAGTATAAATCAATTAGAGGGAAAAAGAAAACCAAAATTAGTTATATTACAAGTTGGAGATAACCCAGCAAGCAATAAATACATTAAAAATAAATTAAATGCTTGTGCTAAAGTCGGGATTATTGGTGAACTTAAAAAATTTGAAGAAGAGATATCACAAAAAAAATTAGAGAATGAAATAATAAAAATAATTGATGATAACGAGGTTGATGGGATAATAGTTCAATTACCTCTACCAAAACACATTGAAGAACAATTAATTATAGATTTAATTCCTGCAGGTAAGGATGCTGATGGTTTTAATCCTCAAACACTCGGAAACGTAATGCTAAATAATTCAAAAATATTCCCAGCAACACCTTATGGTATTCTTAAGTTACTAGAATGAAAAAAAATTGATCTAATTGGAGCTAATGTTGTTATTGTTGGGAGAAGCAATATTGTAGGAAAACCTCTTGCAAACATGTTAATAAATAAATCTGCAACAGTTACTATTTGTAATACAAAGACAAAAAATTTAAAAGACATTTGTAAAGAGGCAGACATATTAATAAGTGCGGCAGGTGTTGCAAATCTAATAACAAAAGAATTTGTAAACAACAATATGACAATTATAGATGTTGGTGCAAATTTTGTGGATGGAAAATACTGTGGAGATGTTGATTTTGATAATGTATTGGAAGAAGTTAAACATATAACACCAGTTCCTGGGGGGGTTGGTCCAATGACAATAGCTTGTTTGTTGCAAAATACTTTTACTTTATATAAAGAAAAAGAGAACCTTTAG
- a CDS encoding formate--tetrahydrofolate ligase, producing MEKILKALDMLKIDKNDYEFYGKNIVKIDYEKYMNNNKGKLILMTSINPTPAGEGKTTTAIGLADGLNYINKKTVLALREPSLGPVFGRKGTATGGGESEVIPMDDINLHFTGDFHAITTANNLISAQIDSEIYWNTDIKIDPNNVVWKRCLDLNDRALRKAEIKISSKISRTEEFTITAASNMMTILSLSKSINDLRERLDNSLIAYNKEGKEIYLKELKITGSLMAILKNAIKPNLVLTKYDTPTLIHCGPFANIATGTNSIISTNLGLSLGDYCIVESGFGSDLGFEKYINVVNQDNDLIPDCTVMVVTLRALNLHNDFENKFDHLEKHLKHITQYNLNLVVAINFIEGDDEKQLSTLKEWLDKNNYEWEMNEAYTKGASGAEKLAIKVSEICEKQQTFKKLIDSNETIEEKISKVIKNFYYLNDFKISEKAQMKIKEISKTMYSNLPICMVKSSNSIDGNDANENNYEMIIKDINVNTGAKFILAYTNNVMSMPGLNKDPNSKDIDLESGKVTGLK from the coding sequence ATGGAAAAAATATTAAAAGCATTAGATATGCTAAAAATTGATAAAAATGACTATGAATTCTATGGAAAAAACATAGTTAAAATAGACTATGAAAAATATATGAATAATAATAAAGGGAAATTGATTTTAATGACTTCAATTAACCCAACTCCAGCTGGTGAAGGAAAAACCACTACAGCAATAGGGTTAGCAGATGGTTTAAATTATATTAATAAAAAGACTGTTTTGGCTTTAAGAGAGCCTAGTTTAGGACCTGTATTTGGAAGAAAGGGAACTGCAACTGGTGGTGGAGAAAGTGAAGTTATACCTATGGATGATATTAATTTGCACTTTACAGGAGATTTTCATGCAATAACAACTGCTAATAATTTAATTTCTGCTCAAATAGATTCTGAAATTTATTGAAATACAGATATAAAAATAGATCCTAATAATGTTGTTTGAAAAAGATGTTTAGATTTAAATGATAGAGCTTTAAGAAAAGCTGAAATAAAAATAAGTTCTAAAATTTCGAGAACCGAAGAATTTACAATAACTGCAGCAAGTAATATGATGACAATATTGAGTCTTTCAAAAAGTATAAATGACTTGAGAGAAAGACTTGATAATTCTCTTATTGCTTATAACAAAGAAGGAAAAGAAATTTATTTAAAAGAACTTAAAATTACAGGTTCCCTAATGGCTATTTTAAAAAATGCAATTAAACCTAATTTAGTTTTGACAAAATATGATACACCAACACTTATTCATTGTGGCCCATTTGCAAATATAGCAACCGGAACAAATTCAATAATTTCAACAAATCTTGGCTTGAGTTTGGGAGATTATTGCATTGTTGAATCTGGTTTTGGAAGTGATTTGGGTTTTGAAAAGTATATTAATGTAGTAAATCAAGACAACGATCTAATTCCTGATTGTACAGTAATGGTTGTTACTTTAAGGGCTCTTAACTTACACAATGATTTTGAAAATAAATTTGATCATTTAGAAAAACATTTAAAGCATATTACTCAATACAATCTTAATTTAGTTGTTGCAATTAACTTCATTGAAGGTGATGATGAAAAACAACTTAGCACTTTAAAAGAATGATTAGATAAAAATAACTATGAATGAGAAATGAATGAAGCCTACACCAAGGGTGCTTCTGGTGCTGAAAAATTAGCAATAAAAGTATCTGAAATTTGTGAAAAACAACAAACTTTTAAAAAACTTATAGATTCAAACGAAACTATAGAAGAAAAAATTTCTAAAGTAATTAAAAATTTCTACTATTTAAATGATTTTAAAATAAGTGAAAAAGCACAAATGAAGATTAAAGAAATTAGTAAAACTATGTATTCAAATCTTCCAATTTGTATGGTCAAATCCTCAAACTCAATTGATGGAAATGACGCAAATGAAAATAATTATGAAATGATAATTAAAGATATAAATGTAAATACCGGAGCTAAATTCATATTAGCATACACAAATAATGTTATGAGTATGCCTGGGTTAAATAAAGACCCAAATTCAAAAGACATAGATCTTGAAAGTGGTAAAGTTACAGGATTGAAATAA
- the nagB gene encoding glucosamine-6-phosphate deaminase, with protein sequence MKIIRVKDNKEAGEIVSDILLEEVKANSKVVLGLATGSSPISTYENIILKTKDQKIDWSGVTTFNLDEYKGLESDHIQSYRYFMNEKLFNHINILKENTYIPSGLINSDEEAKKYDKLIKEKGGIDLQLLGLGINGHVGFNEPGSDFEGLTSIVDLTKSTIEANSRFFENQDEVPTQAISMGLKSIMSTGKIVLIATGESKAEAVKHLVEGPISIEWPCSILLNHQNVTIVIDEGAAKLLK encoded by the coding sequence ATGAAGATAATTAGAGTAAAAGATAACAAAGAAGCTGGTGAAATAGTAAGTGATATTCTTTTAGAAGAGGTTAAAGCAAATTCTAAAGTAGTTTTGGGTTTAGCTACAGGTAGTTCACCAATAAGCACTTATGAAAACATTATTTTGAAAACAAAGGATCAAAAAATTGATTGAAGTGGAGTTACTACTTTTAATCTTGATGAATATAAAGGGCTTGAATCAGATCATATTCAATCATATAGATATTTTATGAATGAAAAATTATTTAATCACATCAACATTTTGAAAGAAAATACATATATTCCAAGTGGATTAATAAATTCTGACGAAGAAGCTAAAAAATATGATAAATTAATTAAAGAAAAAGGTGGAATTGATTTGCAACTTCTAGGTTTGGGAATCAATGGACACGTTGGTTTTAATGAGCCAGGTAGTGACTTTGAAGGTCTAACATCAATTGTTGATTTAACAAAATCAACAATTGAGGCAAACTCAAGATTTTTTGAAAATCAAGATGAAGTACCCACACAAGCCATTTCAATGGGTTTAAAATCAATTATGAGTACGGGTAAAATTGTTTTAATTGCAACTGGTGAATCAAAAGCTGAAGCCGTAAAACATTTAGTAGAAGGTCCCATTTCTATAGAATGACCTTGTTCTATTTTGTTAAATCATCAAAATGTAACAATAGTTATTGATGAAGGGGCAGCTAAATTACTAAAATAA
- the tpiA gene encoding triose-phosphate isomerase: MRKQIIVGNWKMFKTNSEAIEFIKSVDSKVKADENIIAGIAVPSIMLSDVQKVAKNIVISAQNCYFEKEGAFTGEISVPMLQDLNVKYAVIGHSERRDIFGETDEMINNKAKALLSSNITPILCCGESLETYEAGKTIEWVKAQITKDFAGISAEDAKKVVIAYEPIWAIGTGKVATPEIAQNVCKEIRDIIKDIYNEEVANEVLIQYGGSVKPENIKDILDQADIDGALVGGASLIEDSYLGLVNYKG; encoded by the coding sequence ATGAGAAAACAAATTATTGTAGGGAACTGAAAAATGTTCAAAACAAATTCAGAAGCTATTGAATTCATTAAATCAGTAGATTCAAAAGTAAAAGCAGACGAAAACATTATCGCTGGTATTGCTGTACCTTCAATTATGTTAAGTGACGTACAAAAAGTAGCTAAAAACATAGTTATTTCAGCACAAAACTGTTATTTTGAAAAAGAAGGAGCATTTACTGGTGAAATATCAGTTCCAATGTTACAAGATTTAAACGTTAAATATGCTGTAATTGGTCACTCAGAAAGAAGAGATATTTTCGGAGAAACTGATGAAATGATTAATAATAAGGCAAAAGCTTTATTGTCATCAAACATCACACCAATTTTATGTTGTGGAGAAAGCTTAGAAACATACGAAGCTGGAAAAACAATCGAATGAGTTAAAGCTCAAATCACTAAAGACTTTGCAGGAATTTCTGCAGAAGATGCAAAAAAAGTTGTAATAGCATACGAACCAATCTGAGCAATCGGTACTGGAAAAGTTGCAACACCTGAAATTGCACAAAATGTATGTAAAGAAATTAGAGATATTATAAAAGATATCTATAATGAAGAAGTAGCTAATGAAGTATTAATTCAATATGGTGGAAGTGTTAAACCAGAAAATATTAAAGATATTTTAGATCAAGCAGATATTGATGGTGCACTAGTTGGTGGAGCTTCATTAATTGAAGATTCATACCTAGGATTAGTAAACTACAAAGGTTAA
- a CDS encoding HAD family hydrolase → MKYKILALDMDGTTFKQLDDIVMENVEPINQAINHGTKVVFVTGRPVHTKLNRLELFDFSNDGAIFAAFNGALIYDLKNKQAIDANPIDKETALKAYELLKTDKVFKDVELWFYTVDDTLSYISKPLTEAKFLGHETNFFDYEPVLFTNEKKMFDCHKILAMNTNQEFVDKLRELGLEVSWTQGSYSGEVTKKGINKKYALEFLSKKFSIDKEEILAMGDGANDAPMFEYAGLSIAPANAHDEIKAQAKEVSEYTNLEGAVAKAINKYILGE, encoded by the coding sequence ATGAAATATAAAATTTTAGCATTAGATATGGATGGAACTACTTTCAAACAATTAGACGATATAGTAATGGAGAATGTCGAACCTATCAATCAAGCTATCAATCACGGAACAAAAGTTGTATTTGTAACAGGAAGACCTGTTCACACAAAACTGAACAGACTTGAGTTATTTGATTTCTCAAATGACGGTGCAATTTTTGCTGCATTTAATGGAGCTCTTATTTATGATTTAAAAAATAAGCAAGCAATTGATGCTAATCCAATAGACAAAGAAACTGCTTTAAAAGCTTACGAACTTTTAAAGACAGATAAAGTTTTTAAAGATGTAGAACTTTGATTCTATACAGTTGATGATACACTAAGTTATATTAGTAAACCATTAACAGAAGCAAAATTCCTAGGACATGAAACAAATTTCTTTGACTATGAACCGGTGTTATTTACAAATGAAAAGAAAATGTTTGATTGTCATAAAATACTTGCAATGAACACTAATCAAGAGTTTGTGGATAAATTAAGAGAACTTGGACTAGAAGTTTCTTGAACTCAAGGATCATATTCTGGCGAAGTTACAAAAAAAGGCATTAATAAAAAATATGCCTTAGAATTTTTATCAAAAAAATTCTCAATTGATAAAGAAGAAATTTTAGCTATGGGTGATGGTGCAAATGATGCTCCTATGTTTGAATACGCAGGATTGTCAATAGCTCCGGCAAATGCTCATGATGAAATTAAAGCACAAGCAAAAGAAGTTTCTGAATATACAAATTTGGAAGGTGCTGTTGCTAAAGCAATTAATAAATATATATTAGGAGAATAA
- the gpmI gene encoding 2,3-bisphosphoglycerate-independent phosphoglycerate mutase: protein MKTKKPVVLAILDGWGLAEPGKGNAVLEANMEFVESLKKEYPWAPSHASGEWVGLPEGQMGNSEVGHIHLGAGRIKYESLSLINKAISDNKFDSNEEIQKAIKNSLDKNSAFHIMGLFSDGGVHSHMKHMFATYEAAAKAGVKEIYLHLFTDGRDTKPTVALNYLKELNELFAKYGVGQVGSISGRFFSMDRDKRMERVADGYKSMVDRNCENSFTDPATYIQAQYDLGKDDEGILPAYNSSCENGYIKENDTVVFANFRPDRAIQMASTFTNNDYAAWSDSSFDGLTFLGDKIYFLCMMEYSDSVKSKNIAFKAIEVVNGLGEWLSKKGYKQLRIAETEKIAHVTFFFDGGKDYFKNGLATPEEIKLDGAAIDLIASPKVATYDLKPEMSAVEITDKLVERINSEEFDLIVLNYANCDMVGHTGVLDAAIQGVKTLDAQLKRVYEACEEHGATMIITADHGNAEVMIDAEGGPNKKHTSQPVPIIITDKSIKIRSKDAAIADVAPTICEILGVEIPEEMTQPSLIEK from the coding sequence ATGAAAACTAAAAAACCAGTAGTATTAGCTATATTAGATGGTTGAGGATTAGCAGAACCAGGAAAAGGTAATGCAGTTCTTGAAGCAAATATGGAATTTGTGGAAAGTCTTAAAAAAGAATATCCTTGAGCTCCTTCACACGCAAGTGGAGAATGAGTTGGATTACCTGAAGGACAAATGGGAAACTCAGAAGTCGGTCACATCCACTTAGGGGCAGGAAGAATTAAATATGAATCATTATCATTAATCAACAAAGCAATTTCTGATAATAAATTTGATTCAAATGAAGAAATTCAAAAAGCAATTAAAAATTCATTAGATAAAAATAGTGCATTCCACATTATGGGATTATTCTCAGATGGTGGTGTTCACTCTCATATGAAACATATGTTTGCAACATACGAAGCAGCAGCTAAAGCTGGTGTTAAAGAAATTTACTTACATTTATTTACAGATGGAAGAGATACAAAACCAACTGTTGCATTAAATTATTTAAAAGAATTAAATGAACTATTTGCTAAATACGGTGTTGGTCAAGTAGGATCAATTTCAGGAAGATTCTTTTCAATGGATAGAGACAAAAGAATGGAAAGAGTTGCTGATGGATATAAATCAATGGTTGATAGAAACTGTGAAAATTCATTTACAGATCCAGCAACTTACATACAAGCTCAATACGACTTAGGAAAAGATGATGAAGGTATATTACCTGCATACAATTCAAGTTGTGAAAATGGTTACATTAAGGAAAATGATACAGTAGTATTTGCAAACTTTAGACCAGATAGAGCAATCCAAATGGCAAGCACATTTACAAACAATGATTATGCTGCTTGAAGTGATTCGTCATTTGATGGATTAACATTCTTAGGGGATAAAATTTACTTCCTATGTATGATGGAATACTCAGATTCAGTTAAATCAAAAAACATTGCTTTTAAAGCTATTGAGGTTGTAAATGGTTTGGGTGAATGATTGAGCAAAAAAGGTTACAAACAATTGAGAATTGCTGAAACTGAAAAAATTGCTCACGTTACTTTCTTCTTTGATGGAGGAAAAGACTACTTCAAAAATGGTCTAGCAACTCCTGAAGAAATTAAACTTGATGGAGCAGCAATTGATTTAATTGCTTCGCCAAAAGTTGCAACTTATGACTTAAAACCAGAAATGTCAGCTGTAGAAATTACAGATAAACTAGTTGAAAGAATAAATTCAGAAGAATTTGATTTAATAGTTTTAAACTATGCTAACTGTGACATGGTTGGACACACTGGTGTATTAGATGCTGCAATTCAAGGTGTAAAAACTTTAGATGCACAACTAAAAAGAGTTTATGAAGCTTGTGAAGAACATGGAGCCACAATGATTATTACAGCAGACCACGGTAATGCTGAAGTTATGATTGATGCAGAAGGTGGGCCAAACAAGAAACATACAAGTCAACCAGTACCAATTATTATTACTGATAAATCAATTAAAATAAGATCAAAAGATGCTGCAATCGCTGATGTGGCACCAACAATTTGTGAAATTTTAGGAGTAGAAATTCCAGAAGAAATGACACAACCTTCATTAATTGAAAAATAA
- a CDS encoding NAD(P)/FAD-dependent oxidoreductase, whose protein sequence is MVKDILIIGCGAAGLYAWKMAADLKLNGDVVESRETYGGQVTTYYPEKYIYNFPAISKIQGQEAMDMMYESIKKETDDILVSYNTYVTGIKIIKPENENDINWFEVKFSNKKIQQYKRILFTDGMGIFKPIQLVDKLYENIFYSVTNIKAFKDQNVLIFGGGDSSLDWANELNGIAKSVSIIHRREEFRAKPASIEEAKNNNANFLTCYNFVEITQEDGELAKKLKIVGVESNEELELEFDSVIVQFGSTIEKEKFENLDLKINKLNRFEVDSKMETSVKGIFAAGDCCVYDTKIRNLVSSVYESMQAVVNIEKIIKDRKVVNNGW, encoded by the coding sequence ATGGTTAAAGATATTTTGATTATTGGATGTGGGGCAGCTGGTTTATATGCTTGAAAAATGGCAGCAGATTTAAAATTAAATGGTGATGTTGTTGAATCTAGAGAAACATATGGTGGTCAAGTTACAACTTATTATCCAGAAAAATATATATATAATTTTCCTGCAATTTCCAAAATACAAGGACAAGAAGCAATGGATATGATGTATGAATCTATCAAAAAAGAAACTGATGATATTTTAGTTTCATATAATACTTATGTGACCGGTATAAAAATAATAAAGCCAGAAAATGAAAATGATATAAATTGATTTGAAGTTAAATTTTCAAATAAAAAAATACAACAATACAAAAGAATATTGTTTACAGACGGAATGGGTATTTTTAAACCGATTCAATTAGTTGATAAATTATATGAAAATATATTTTATTCAGTAACAAACATAAAAGCATTTAAAGACCAAAATGTATTGATATTTGGTGGCGGGGATTCATCACTTGATTGAGCAAATGAATTAAATGGAATTGCAAAATCTGTTTCTATAATTCATAGAAGAGAAGAGTTTAGAGCAAAACCAGCAAGCATAGAAGAAGCAAAAAATAATAATGCTAATTTTTTAACTTGTTATAACTTTGTTGAAATAACTCAAGAAGATGGAGAATTAGCCAAAAAATTAAAAATTGTGGGCGTGGAATCAAATGAGGAATTGGAGTTAGAATTTGACTCAGTAATTGTTCAGTTCGGATCAACAATAGAAAAAGAAAAATTTGAAAACTTAGATTTGAAAATAAACAAATTAAATAGATTTGAAGTGGATAGCAAAATGGAAACTTCTGTAAAAGGTATATTTGCAGCTGGAGATTGTTGTGTTTATGATACAAAAATTAGAAACTTAGTTTCAAGTGTTTATGAATCAATGCAAGCAGTTGTTAATATTGAAAAAATAATAAAAGATAGAAAAGTAGTTAATAACGGTTGGTAA
- the tsaE gene encoding tRNA (adenosine(37)-N6)-threonylcarbamoyltransferase complex ATPase subunit type 1 TsaE, translating to MRFEISNIEELDIISEHLINYLKGNVCLILDGQMGAGKTTFTKNLLKKVGVKEIVTSPTFNIMNQYKLHDLNINHIDAYRLTNEEDEQMYLEQMIDSFNIVEWSKNLAIKYENYFKVIKLKIEVIDENIRVFNLEGVN from the coding sequence ATGAGATTTGAAATTTCTAATATAGAAGAATTAGATATAATAAGTGAGCATTTAATAAACTATTTAAAAGGTAATGTTTGTTTAATTCTTGATGGACAAATGGGTGCTGGGAAAACTACTTTTACAAAGAACTTATTGAAAAAAGTTGGTGTTAAAGAAATTGTCACTTCTCCAACTTTTAACATTATGAATCAATACAAATTACACGACCTAAATATTAATCACATTGATGCCTATAGATTAACAAACGAAGAAGATGAACAAATGTATTTAGAACAAATGATAGATTCATTTAATATTGTTGAATGAAGTAAAAACTTGGCCATAAAATATGAAAATTACTTTAAAGTTATAAAATTAAAAATTGAAGTAATTGATGAAAATATAAGAGTTTTTAATTTAGAAGGAGTTAACTAA
- the tsaB gene encoding tRNA (adenosine(37)-N6)-threonylcarbamoyltransferase complex dimerization subunit type 1 TsaB → MNLFLDTSNNKLILILENNNEIVDSLFLDNQLRISDIALDELQKFLSKNNITIHEVENLYATKGPGSYTGVRVAITIIKTLKTINNSFKVYLISSLAFQSSNKKAISILDAKGGKIYLGIYKKGQNIIEDQLIPSEYLVDFQNQFFDHELIKDYSEVDFENAYLNNKNNFKEVTKIEDIKPLYIKHFI, encoded by the coding sequence ATGAATTTATTTTTAGACACAAGCAATAATAAGTTAATATTGATTTTAGAAAATAACAATGAAATAGTGGACAGTCTATTTTTAGACAACCAACTAAGAATAAGTGATATAGCTCTAGATGAATTACAAAAGTTTTTAAGCAAAAACAATATAACTATCCATGAAGTAGAAAATCTTTATGCAACAAAAGGACCTGGTAGCTATACAGGGGTCAGGGTTGCAATAACAATAATAAAAACATTGAAAACTATAAATAATAGTTTTAAAGTTTATTTGATTTCTTCATTGGCATTCCAATCTTCAAATAAAAAAGCAATAAGTATACTCGATGCAAAAGGTGGAAAAATTTATTTAGGAATATATAAAAAAGGACAAAATATAATTGAAGATCAATTGATACCTTCGGAATATTTGGTGGATTTTCAAAATCAATTTTTTGATCACGAACTGATTAAGGATTATAGTGAAGTTGATTTTGAAAATGCATATTTAAATAATAAGAATAATTTTAAAGAAGTTACAAAAATTGAAGACATCAAACCATTGTATATAAAGCATTTTATTTAA